In a single window of the Thermoplasmatales archaeon genome:
- a CDS encoding transposase, producing MPLEISVILDLLLSMLGHIDLLLFDRGFYSKDLIMSLNERKINYLIFVPKNPQVKDEFSFMYEREKKVMLYEFSIYREGRKVEDSVYLAFLKQIFDHRSEEYYDWCFATNSSDIDLDRIIAKYKFRWRIETMFRVQDECRIKTKSKDIRVRYFLFAYEQLVESIWYLFYHEEVSLKKYLIELSESCTVMGNNVERKERTRKQT from the coding sequence ATGCCCTTAGAGATCTCGGTAATTCTTGATCTTCTCCTATCGATGTTGGGCCACATAGACCTGTTACTGTTTGATCGGGGATTTTATTCAAAGGACCTGATCATGTCATTGAACGAACGGAAAATAAACTATCTCATCTTCGTCCCGAAGAATCCTCAGGTGAAGGATGAGTTCTCATTCATGTACGAGAGGGAGAAAAAAGTGATGCTCTATGAATTCTCCATTTACCGGGAGGGAAGAAAGGTTGAGGATTCCGTGTATCTTGCATTCCTGAAGCAGATATTCGACCATCGATCAGAAGAATATTACGACTGGTGCTTCGCCACAAATTCTTCAGATATAGATCTCGATCGGATCATCGCGAAATACAAGTTCCGATGGCGCATTGAGACCATGTTCAGGGTACAGGATGAGTGCAGGATAAAGACAAAGAGCAAGGATATCCGCGTCAGGTATTTTCTCTTCGCATACGAGCAGCTTGTTGAATCAATCTGGTATCTTTTTTATCATGAGGAGGTGAGCTTAAAGAAGTATCTCATAGAGTTGAGTGAATCATGTACCGTGATGGGGAATAACGTAGAGAGAAAGGAAAGAACCCGCAAACAGACCTGA